In Methanomicrobium antiquum, one DNA window encodes the following:
- a CDS encoding FkbM family methyltransferase, with product MADEKSLKTLLCILKHRIDGNYTTLHAESDFIFNQYFDKKIIKLSEFEKFVDCGGFIGDTTEMFINHVTNFSKIYFYEPQSDNFNKASTYLSSWEKDVFDKIILRNVGVGKENALLKIKANGANSTISSEKGCEIEVVSLDNDIKEPISFIKMDIEGSELDALNGAKRHIIDEKPKLAICVYHKPNDLWEISELILEMNPSYKLYLRQYKLDDGNNPYESVLYAI from the coding sequence TTGGCCGATGAAAAATCTCTCAAAACTTTACTCTGTATTTTAAAGCATCGAATCGACGGGAATTATACAACACTACATGCTGAAAGTGATTTTATATTCAACCAATACTTTGATAAAAAAATTATTAAGCTCTCCGAATTTGAAAAATTTGTAGATTGTGGAGGATTTATTGGAGATACAACAGAGATGTTTATCAACCATGTTACAAATTTTTCTAAAATTTATTTTTATGAACCACAATCTGATAATTTTAATAAAGCGTCAACCTATCTTTCCTCATGGGAAAAAGATGTGTTTGATAAAATAATTCTTCGTAATGTTGGTGTTGGTAAAGAAAACGCTCTACTGAAAATTAAAGCGAATGGTGCAAATTCCACGATTTCTTCGGAAAAAGGCTGTGAAATTGAGGTGGTTTCCCTTGATAATGATATCAAAGAACCAATTTCATTCATCAAAATGGATATTGAAGGCTCAGAATTGGATGCTCTAAATGGTGCAAAACGGCATATCATAGATGAAAAGCCAAAATTAGCAATTTGCGTATATCATAAACCAAATGACCTATGGGAAATTTCCGAATTAATTTTAGAAATGAATCCATCATATAAACTCTATTTGAGACAATACAAGTTAGATGACGGAAATAATCCATATGAATCTGTCCTTTATGCAATATAA
- a CDS encoding IS481 family transposase — translation MKLSPKKVKLIINQKKKGVSSTEIANVQKVTPRRVQQIWKKFCDAGEIPVIGKNIGRPLKNLTDSEKELISSTYSRYKFGALYLEKIIQFEKGMNISHNKIHSHLLKMGVVKTSEKKRKQRKYCRYERKHSMSAAHIDCHYNPELSLQICAIIDDSSRMILAAEEYVSSNAENTIKTVSTMIKDYCTICPLRELIMDHGSEFGAHRRNSDGSWDSEFKQFLTKHNILPILARVKHPQTNGKIEKWFHTYQRFRSEFDSLEDFIMWYNNRPHGSLNFDELETPEQAFWRRLPEEAKMGITVRLFNL, via the coding sequence GTGAAATTATCGCCTAAAAAGGTCAAATTGATTATTAATCAGAAAAAGAAGGGGGTGAGCAGTACCGAAATTGCGAATGTTCAAAAAGTCACTCCCAGGAGAGTTCAGCAAATCTGGAAAAAATTCTGTGATGCAGGGGAGATTCCAGTAATTGGTAAAAACATTGGAAGACCTTTAAAAAATCTGACAGACTCAGAAAAAGAACTAATCAGTTCAACATATTCAAGATATAAGTTTGGAGCACTTTATCTTGAAAAAATCATCCAATTTGAAAAAGGGATGAATATATCACATAATAAAATCCATTCTCATCTACTGAAAATGGGAGTTGTAAAAACCTCTGAGAAAAAAAGGAAGCAAAGAAAATACTGCCGATATGAAAGAAAACATTCAATGTCGGCGGCCCATATAGACTGTCACTATAATCCAGAACTGAGTCTTCAGATATGTGCCATTATAGATGATTCTTCCAGGATGATACTTGCAGCTGAGGAATATGTATCATCCAATGCAGAAAACACAATTAAAACGGTTTCAACCATGATTAAAGATTATTGTACCATTTGTCCACTTCGTGAATTAATCATGGATCATGGAAGTGAATTTGGTGCACACCGAAGAAACTCTGATGGATCATGGGACAGTGAGTTTAAGCAATTCCTGACTAAACACAATATTCTTCCAATTCTGGCACGAGTAAAGCATCCTCAGACAAACGGAAAGATAGAAAAGTGGTTTCACACCTATCAACGATTTAGGAGTGAGTTCGATTCGCTTGAAGATTTTATCATGTGGTACAACAACAGGCCACATGGGTCATTAAATTTTGATGAATTAGAAACCCCTGAACAGGCTTTCTGGAGAAGACTCCCAGAAGAAGCTAAAATGGGAATTACAGTAAGATTATTCAATTTGTGA
- a CDS encoding IS1634 family transposase, translating into MPSIDGFIEGSNTSLAHYGLVAGAYDKLEIGELIDELIPKTKSHIVTHGQIVKSLVINGLAFIDRRLYLHPVFFKDVPTERFFGKGIEPGHFNDDTLGRTLDRIYEYGPTELFNQIVIKRLLKDDYGIHCIHVDTTNFSVYGDYDSNFDSRNMEITFGHPKDGRNDLKRFVLGMASDNRGVPVFLQTFSGNESDKKAIIEMIDKLRKNLISSHKVYHIADNAFYTKANLQEMGDHTFWISRVTNSIGEAKEFLSLDETLQECEDNRYSYAEKISDYAGIKQKWVLYSSNEMQKQKLKKYEIMLQKNILDETKSLKKMKAREFACEADAFQEAEKWISERRRYRYSSIEVCPVSKRNDGKKGRPKKDECLFQVYKIRAEIEHDPEFVKTEKSKLGRFILATNDDKMDPDTLLSEYKNQYKVERGFRFLKDKSFRIGEVFLKKESRIQALAMIMVLCLFIYSLVEFELRKKLQDSKETVTSQTNKQTERPTLKWVFFGFRRVRELRFSVEGQTKIVITNMEEELWKILRLMGRDYEKYYFPKFCCGM; encoded by the coding sequence ATGCCTTCAATAGATGGATTCATAGAGGGTTCAAACACATCACTTGCTCATTATGGTCTTGTTGCCGGTGCTTATGACAAGCTTGAAATCGGTGAGCTCATCGACGAACTTATTCCTAAAACAAAATCACATATTGTCACTCATGGTCAGATTGTAAAATCACTTGTTATTAACGGTCTGGCATTCATTGACAGGCGGCTTTATCTTCATCCTGTGTTCTTCAAAGACGTTCCAACAGAGCGTTTCTTTGGTAAAGGAATTGAACCCGGGCATTTCAATGATGATACACTGGGACGGACTCTCGATAGAATCTATGAATATGGACCTACTGAATTATTCAATCAAATTGTGATAAAAAGACTGCTGAAGGATGATTATGGAATCCACTGTATTCATGTGGATACTACAAATTTTAGCGTTTACGGGGACTATGATAGTAATTTCGATTCACGGAATATGGAGATAACATTTGGTCATCCTAAAGACGGCAGAAACGATCTCAAACGATTTGTACTCGGAATGGCTTCAGATAATCGGGGAGTTCCAGTCTTTCTCCAGACATTTTCAGGTAATGAATCAGATAAAAAAGCAATTATTGAGATGATAGATAAACTGAGGAAAAATCTTATTTCATCTCATAAAGTCTACCATATTGCCGATAATGCCTTTTACACTAAGGCAAATCTTCAGGAGATGGGCGATCACACTTTCTGGATAAGCAGAGTTACAAACTCGATTGGAGAGGCGAAAGAATTCCTGAGCTTGGATGAAACTTTACAGGAATGTGAAGATAATAGATATTCATATGCAGAAAAGATCTCAGATTATGCAGGTATAAAACAAAAATGGGTTCTGTACAGCTCAAATGAAATGCAAAAGCAGAAGCTTAAAAAATATGAGATAATGCTTCAGAAAAATATTTTAGATGAAACGAAATCTCTTAAAAAGATGAAAGCACGTGAATTTGCTTGTGAGGCAGATGCATTTCAGGAGGCTGAAAAATGGATCTCGGAGAGGAGAAGATACAGATATTCTTCAATTGAAGTCTGTCCAGTCTCAAAGCGGAATGACGGGAAGAAAGGACGACCAAAAAAAGATGAGTGTTTATTTCAGGTTTATAAAATTCGGGCTGAAATTGAACACGATCCAGAGTTTGTGAAAACGGAGAAGAGTAAGTTAGGAAGGTTCATTCTGGCAACAAATGATGATAAAATGGATCCTGATACATTGCTCAGTGAATACAAGAATCAATACAAGGTTGAGCGGGGTTTTAGATTCCTTAAGGATAAGTCATTTAGAATTGGAGAGGTATTTTTAAAAAAGGAGTCCAGAATTCAGGCTCTGGCAATGATTATGGTACTTTGTCTGTTCATATATTCCCTCGTGGAGTTTGAATTGAGAAAGAAACTGCAGGATTCCAAAGAGACTGTGACCAGCCAGACTAATAAGCAGACAGAAAGGCCGACGCTGAAGTGGGTGTTCTTTGGATTTAGGAGAGTTCGTGAACTTAGGTTCAGTGTTGAAGGCCAGACTAAAATCGTAATTACAAACATGGAAGAGGAGTTGTGGAAGATCTTAAGGCTTATGGGCAGGGATTATGAAAAATATTATTTCCCAAAATTTTGCTGCGGAATGTAA
- a CDS encoding glycosyltransferase family 4 protein — translation MKPDYTLGLFANLYPRYEGDSRGIFVKRMVDSLEEKNVKVIKAVKKSASPFAYSTFYLDSFVNSLKKDVDIFQAEYIPHSSIIPALMKSKKPLILKFHGDDGLIYPYKNHFNRALFNLSVNRADHIITCSEALKTSLINLGVESEKITPIANGVDTSVFKPMNKEHCRESFSLDKNATICLYAGRIHPMKGIFDLIEAAKLNPDVTFIFGGPGPVPKHPSNCFFLGDISPEKMPILMNAADFLVLPSHSEGLGLVLLESLACGVPVIASNVGGCPEIITNKDSGILIPPKNIKYLSKAIKYYDENFNLRNKTGKTGREYVLENYDNEKLNKKLMSIHLKLINL, via the coding sequence ATGAAGCCTGATTATACTCTTGGTCTTTTTGCTAATTTATATCCCAGATATGAAGGCGATAGCAGGGGTATATTTGTCAAAAGGATGGTTGACTCTCTTGAAGAAAAAAATGTGAAGGTCATAAAAGCTGTAAAAAAAAGTGCTTCTCCTTTTGCATATTCTACTTTTTATCTGGATTCTTTTGTAAATTCTCTCAAAAAAGATGTTGATATTTTTCAGGCTGAGTATATCCCCCACAGTTCAATTATTCCGGCTTTAATGAAATCAAAAAAACCACTTATCTTGAAATTTCATGGCGATGACGGGCTGATATATCCTTATAAGAATCATTTTAACAGAGCTCTGTTCAATTTATCAGTTAACAGGGCTGATCATATAATAACATGCAGTGAGGCTTTGAAAACTTCACTGATTAATTTGGGTGTTGAATCTGAAAAAATCACTCCAATTGCAAACGGTGTAGATACTTCTGTCTTTAAGCCTATGAACAAAGAACATTGCAGAGAGTCCTTTTCATTGGATAAAAATGCTACAATCTGCCTATATGCCGGAAGAATTCATCCAATGAAGGGAATTTTTGATCTTATTGAAGCTGCAAAATTAAATCCTGATGTAACTTTTATATTTGGAGGACCAGGACCTGTTCCAAAACACCCGTCAAACTGTTTTTTTTTAGGTGATATTTCTCCTGAAAAAATGCCTATATTAATGAACGCCGCAGACTTTCTGGTTTTGCCAAGTCATTCGGAGGGACTGGGTCTGGTTCTTCTGGAAAGCCTTGCATGCGGAGTTCCTGTTATTGCTTCAAATGTTGGAGGTTGTCCGGAGATCATAACAAATAAAGATTCAGGCATTTTAATTCCTCCAAAAAATATTAAATATCTATCTAAAGCAATAAAATATTATGATGAAAATTTTAATTTGAGAAATAAAACAGGAAAAACTGGAAGAGAATACGTTTTAGAAAACTATGATAATGAAAAATTAAATAAAAAATTGATGTCAATCCATTTAAAGTTGATAAATCTTTAG
- a CDS encoding type II toxin-antitoxin system HicA family toxin codes for MSRLLPVTGKQMCRILESLGFVKIHQSGSHVRYIHPDGRRTVVPVHENEKLGIGLTKEIMKQVKLSREDYEEMRQNV; via the coding sequence ATGAGCAGACTTCTTCCTGTTACGGGAAAGCAGATGTGCAGAATACTGGAAAGTTTGGGATTTGTAAAAATTCACCAGTCCGGCAGTCACGTCCGTTATATTCATCCGGACGGAAGAAGAACGGTAGTGCCTGTCCATGAAAATGAAAAGCTTGGCATTGGCCTTACAAAAGAGATAATGAAACAGGTGAAGCTATCGCGCGAAGATTATGAGGAGATGAGGCAGAATGTCTGA
- a CDS encoding type II toxin-antitoxin system HicB family antitoxin has translation MKDNLLNFTVLIEQDEDGMYVAKVPDIPGCYTQGNTITQAMERIEEAIHACIDTGEDLTEIVPMKFIGLQQIEIKVKA, from the coding sequence ATGAAAGATAACCTTCTGAATTTTACTGTTCTTATTGAGCAGGATGAAGACGGGATGTATGTGGCAAAGGTTCCGGACATTCCCGGGTGTTACACGCAGGGAAATACCATAACACAGGCAATGGAGAGGATAGAGGAAGCAATTCATGCCTGTATTGATACAGGAGAAGATCTGACAGAGATTGTACCTATGAAATTTATCGGCCTCCAACAGATCGAGATTAAGGTTAAGGCATGA
- a CDS encoding DNA topoisomerase IV subunit A, translating to MSKEDKDKIADEKLLDIANKWYQQMQNASIPYISLPTRTKHNIEYDEDSEVWKYGDKETLRVANSSKGAVHLLKMAYVVGFLKQQLKENRSSTLREMYYISEGWKKAKFSAQDESNHLVEDLEIITELSRESFHLRPEDDGATIYGPLKIREKTRRGDRDMHCQQDVGEGGYPIPNNVDNLEFIGHDAKFVIAMETGGMYARLMENGFDEDYDAVLVHLKGQPARSTRRVLKRLNQELNLPVVVFTDGDPWSYRIFASVAYGSIKAAHMSDTLATPGAQFIGVQPSDISNYNLPSDKLTEGDIAALKAELSDPRFDTEYWRSEINLQLKMGLKSEQQAFAARGLDFVTKEYLPARLSEMGIL from the coding sequence ATGAGCAAAGAGGACAAGGACAAAATCGCAGATGAAAAATTATTGGATATTGCCAATAAGTGGTATCAGCAGATGCAGAATGCATCAATACCATATATTTCGCTTCCGACACGTACAAAACACAATATCGAGTATGATGAGGATTCTGAAGTCTGGAAGTATGGCGATAAAGAGACACTTCGTGTTGCAAATTCATCAAAGGGTGCCGTTCATCTTCTTAAAATGGCATATGTAGTCGGGTTTTTAAAACAGCAGTTGAAAGAAAACCGCTCATCAACATTAAGGGAGATGTATTACATCTCAGAAGGCTGGAAGAAGGCTAAGTTTTCAGCCCAGGATGAGTCAAACCATCTTGTTGAGGATTTGGAGATTATTACCGAACTTTCAAGAGAATCTTTTCACTTAAGGCCCGAAGATGACGGAGCAACAATATACGGGCCTCTTAAAATTCGTGAGAAGACACGCCGCGGTGACCGCGATATGCACTGCCAGCAGGATGTGGGAGAGGGAGGATATCCTATTCCAAACAATGTTGATAATCTTGAGTTCATCGGACATGATGCAAAATTTGTGATTGCAATGGAGACCGGCGGTATGTATGCTAGGCTTATGGAGAACGGTTTTGACGAGGATTACGATGCTGTTCTTGTTCACTTAAAGGGCCAGCCGGCACGTTCGACAAGAAGGGTTTTAAAGCGCTTGAACCAGGAGCTTAACCTTCCTGTTGTTGTGTTCACAGACGGTGATCCATGGTCTTACAGGATTTTTGCAAGCGTTGCATACGGCTCTATTAAGGCGGCGCATATGTCTGATACGCTTGCAACGCCAGGGGCACAGTTTATAGGAGTTCAGCCATCAGACATCAGCAACTACAATCTTCCCTCAGACAAGCTGACAGAAGGAGATATTGCAGCGCTAAAGGCTGAGCTTTCTGACCCGAGATTTGATACCGAGTACTGGAGATCAGAGATCAATCTTCAGTTAAAGATGGGCCTTAAGTCAGAACAGCAGGCGTTTGCGGCACGGGGCCTTGATTTTGTAACGAAGGAGTATCTGCCGGCGAGGCTTAGTGAGATGGGGATTTTATGA